In Zingiber officinale cultivar Zhangliang chromosome 1A, Zo_v1.1, whole genome shotgun sequence, a genomic segment contains:
- the LOC122038993 gene encoding ribonucleoside-diphosphate reductase large subunit, giving the protein MYVVKRDGRHEAVHFDKITARLKKLSYGLSQEHCDPVLVAQKVCAGVYKGVTTSQLDELAAETAAAMTANHPDYASLAARIAVSNLHKNTKKSFSETVKLMHSHFNERSGQEAPLIADDIYEIIMNNAARLDSEIIYDRDFDYDYFGFKTLERSYLLKVSGKVVERPQHMLMRVAVGIHKDNIESAIRTYHLMSQRWFTHASPTLFNAGTPRPQLSSCFLICMKEDSIEGIYDTLKECAIISKSAGGIGVSVHNIRATGSYIRGTNGASNGIVPMLRVFNDTARYVDQGGGKRKGAFAIYLEPWHADIYEFLELRKNHGKEEHRARDLFFALWIPDLFMERVQSNGQWSLFCPNESPGLADCWGAEFEKLYLKYESEGKAKKVVAAQNLWFEVLKSQIETGTPYMLFKDSCNRKSNQQNLGTIKSSNLCTEIIEFTSPTETAVCNLASIALPRFVREKGVPLESHPSRLVGSSGSSNRYFDFEKLGEVTAIITANLNKIIDVNYYPVETARRSNLLHRPIGIGVQGLADTFILLGMPFDSPEAQQLNKDIFETIYYHSLKASSEIAITDGPYETYQGSPISKGIIQPDMWNVTPSDRWDWSALREMIVKHGVRNSLLVAPMPTASTSQILGNNECFEPYTSNIYTRRVLSGEFVVVNKHLLHDLTEMGLWSPILKNKIIHENGSVAKIPEIPENSRAIYKTVWEIKQRTLVDMAVDRGCYIDQSQSLNIHIDQPNFGKLTSLHFYAWSKGLKTGMYYLRTRAAADAIKFTVDTSSLQKTMAVEKVENGDVEAKMAQVVCSLENREECMACGS; this is encoded by the exons ATGTACGTGGTGAAGCGGGACGGGCGCCACGAAGCCGTCCACTTTGACAAGATCACGGCGCGGCTGAAGAAGCTCAGCTACGGGCTCAGCCAGGAGCACTGCGACCCCGTGCTGGTCGCTCAGAAGGTCTGTGCCGGCGTCTACAAGGGAGTCACCACCAGCCAACTCGACGAGCTCGCTGCCGAGACTGCCGCTGCCATGACCGCCAACCACCCTGACTACGCCTCG cttGCCGCGAGGATTGCGGTTTCTAATTTGCACAAGAACACGAAGAAGTCGTTCTCTGAAAC GGTAAAGCTGATGCATTCTCACTTCAACGAAAGATCTGGTCAGGAGGCCCCTTTGATTGCTGATGATATATATGAGATAATCATGAAT AATGCTGCTCGTTTGGACAGTGAGATAATATATGATCGAGACTTTGACTATGATTACTTTGGCTTCAAAACTCTAGAGAGGTCATATCTCTTGAAAGTCTCTGGAAAGGTAGTTGAGAGGCCACAACACATGTTAATGAGAGTTGCCGTTGGAATCCACAAAGATAACATTGAGTCTGCCATCAGAACATACCATTTGATGTCTCAGCGGTGGTTCACTCATGCTTCCCCCACTCTGTTTAATGCAGGCACACCTAGGCCTCAG TTAAGTAGCTGCTTTCTGATATGCATGAAGGAAGATAGCATTGAAGGCATTTATGATACTCTTAAGGAGTGTGCAATAATAAGTAAATCAGCTGGAGGAATTGGTGTTTCTGTTCACAACATTCGTGCAACTGGTAGTTATATCCGTGGAACAAATGGAGCATCCAATGGCATTGTTCCAATGCTGAGGGTGTTCAATGATACTGCTCGTTATGTTGATCAGGGGGGAGGCAAGAGAAAGG GTGCATTTGCTATATATTTGGAACCTTGGCATGCAGACATATATGAGTTCCTTGAGCTTAGAAAGAACCATGGGAAG GAAGAGCATAGAGCTAGGGATCTATTTTTTGCCTTGTGGATTCCTGATCTCTTCATGGAAAGAGTTCAGAGTAATGGCCAATGGTCTTTGTTTTGTCCTAATGAATCCCCAGGACTTGCTGATTGTTGGGGTGCAGAATTTGAGAAACTCTACCTAAAATATGAGAGTGAG GGGAAGGCCAAGAAGGTTGTTGCAGCTCAGAACCTTTGGTTTGAGGTCCTTAAATCTCAGATTGAAACTGGAACACCTTATATGCTTTTCAAG GATTCTTGCAATAGAAAAAGCAATCAACAAAATCTTGGCACTATCAAATCTTCCAATCTATGCACTGAGATCATTGAGTTCACCAGTCCTACTGAAACAGCTGTGTGCAACTTGGCATCTATTGCTTTACCACGATTTGTCAGAGAGAAG GGAGTTCCATTAGAGTCACATCCATCCAGGTTGGTTGGCAGCAGTGGCTCTTCAAATAgatactttgattttgagaagcttGGAGAG GTTACAGCAATAATAACAGCAAACCTCAACAAAATAATTGATGTGAACTACTATCCAGTTGAAACTGCAAGAAGATCAAACTTGCTACATAGACCAATAGGAATTGGTGTTCAGGGTTTGGCAGACACTTTCATCTTACTCGGCATGCCTTTTGATTCTCCTGAG GCGCAACAACTTAACAAggatatatttgaaaccatataCTATCACTCTCTGAAAGCTTCTTCTGAAATTGCTATTACTGATGGCCCTTATGAAACATACCAAGGAAGTCCTATTAGCAAG GGAATTATCCAACCTGACATGTGGAATGTTACACCTTCTGACCGATGGGATTGGTCTGCACTACGCGAAATGATAGTTAAGCATGGTGTCAGGAACTCACTTCTTGTTGCTCCTATGCCTACTGCATCAACTAGCCAGATTCTTGGAAACAATGAGTGTTTTGAACCATATACATCCAATATTTATACTCGCAGAGTTCTTAG TGGGGAATTTGTGGTGGTGAACAAACATCTCTTACATGACTTGACTGAGATGGGTTTGTGGTCACCTATTCTCAAGAACAAGATAATTCATGAGAATGGTTCTGTCGCTAAGATTCctgaaattccagaaaattcgagaGCAATTTACAA AACTGTCTGGGAAATCAAGCAAAGGACTCTAGTTGACATGGCCGTCGATCGTGGATGCTATATTGATCAGAGCCAGAGCCTTAACATCCACATAGACCAACCAAATTTCGGAAAGCTAACATCATTGCACTTTTATGCTTGGTCTAAG GGCTTGAAAACTGGAATGTATTACCTGCGAACTCGTGCCGCTGCTGATGCAATCAAATTCACTGTGGACACTTCCTCACTTCAG AAAACTATGGCAGTGGAGAAAGTGGAGAACGGTGATGTAGAAGCCAAAATGGCACAAGTTGTCTGTTCTTTGGAGAACAGGGAAGAGTGCATGGCCTGTGGAAGTTAA
- the LOC122009109 gene encoding acidic endochitinase-like — protein sequence MKIKCCAFVPHYFVTELFREAYMIFGLTNSRSDAGSIAIYWGQNGNEGTLAATCASGDYRFVNLAFLSSFGNGRTPILNLAGHCDPFSHGCIGLSADVIKCQRLGVEVLLSIGGGAGSYGLSSADDAREVAAYVWDNFLGGSSSRPLGEAALDGVDFDIESGGSQYWGLLASYQIKSLIKIQFYFFLKISICIRVHIDFNYQIATFIRVSYKIC from the exons ATGAAAATAAAATGTTGTGCATTTGTTCCCCATTATTTCGTCACGGAGTTGTTTAGGGAGGCTTATATGATTTTTGGGCTGACGA ACTCCAGGTCGGACGCCGGCAGCATCGCCATCTACTGGGGCCAGAACGGCAATGAAGGCACCCTCGCGGCCACCTGCGCCTCCGGCGACTACCGCTTTGTTAACCTCGCCTTCCTATCCTCCTTCGGCAACGGCCGGACGCCCATTCTCAATCTCGCCGGCCACTGTGATCCCTTTTCCCACGGCTGCATCGGCCTCAGCGCCGACGTCATCAAGTGCCAGCGCCTCGGCGTCGAGGTGCTTCTCTCCATCGGTGGCGGCGCCGGGAGCTACGGTCTCTCCTCCGCAGACGACGCCAGGGAAGTCGCCGCCTACGTCTGGGACAACTTTCTGGGCGGCTCCTCCTCCCGGCCGCTGGGGGAGGCGGCGCTGGACGGCGTCGACTTCGACATCGAGAGCGGCGGCAGCCAATACTGGGGTCTACTCGCCAGCTATCAAATCAAATCTCTcataaaaattcaattttattttttccttaaaaTCTCAATCTGCATTCGTGTCcatatcgattttaattatcaaaTTGCAACCTTTATTCGTGTTTCTTACAAAATCTGCTGA
- the LOC122038994 gene encoding protein YIP4b-like — translation MTHGDTIPLHHSSAQSDIDEIEDLINSGSFSATVLPARPPSPPRASIPVSHSFIPSGPHPPSAYQKLPPSMFSSPPQPPPLPSSSPVSRSGGGFSSEGFGSPPDTLTEPVWDTVKRDLTRIVSNLKLVVFPNPFREDPGKALRDWDLWGPFFFIIFLGLVLSWSASVKKSQVFAVAFAVLAAGAVILTLNVLLLGGQIIFFQSLSLLGYCLFPLDVGALICLLKHNIMIKIIVVSITLSWSSWAAYPFMSAAVNPRRKALALYPVFLMYISVGFFIIAID, via the exons ATGACGCACGGTGATACGATACCCCTCCACCATTCTTCCGCCCAGTCCGACATCGATGAGATCGAGGACCTCATCAACTCCGGCTCCTTCTCCGCCACCGTCCTCCCTGCCCGACCCCCTAGCCCTCCCCGTGCCTCCATCCCCGTCTCCCATTCCTTCATCCCCTCTGGCCCCCATCCACCTTCCGCCTACCAGAAGCTGCCCCCCTCCATGTTCTCCTCACCCCCTCAGCCTCCGCCGCTCCCCTCCTCCTCCCCTGTTTCCCGATCGGGTGGGGGTTTCTCCTCCGAGGGGTTCGGGTCGCCGCCTGACACCCTCACGGAGCCCGTGTGGGACACGGTGAAGCGGGATCTGACGCGGATCGTGAGCAATCTGAAGTTGGTGGTGTTCCCCAACCCTTTCAGAGAGGATCCGGGAAAAGCGCTGAGGGATTGGGATCTTTGGGGGCCATTCTTCTTCATCATATTTCTCGGGCTCGTGCTCTCTTGGTCGGCGTCCGTGAAGAAG TCCCAAGTCTTTGCTGTTGCATTTGCTGTCCTTGCTGCTGGTGCTGTAATTCTGACACTGAATGTTTTGCTTCTG GGTGGACAAATCATCTTCTTTCAGAGTTTGAGTCTTCTTGGCTACTGTCTCTTTCCTTTGGATGTCGGAGCTCTAATCTGTCTGCTGAAGCATAACATCATGATCAAAATAATTGTGGTCTCAATAACTTTGTCATGGAGTTCATGGGCAGCATATCCCTTCATGAGCGCAGCTGTTAATCCGAGAAGAAAAGCTTTAGCTCTGTATCCTGTTTTCCTAATGTATATTTCAGTTGGCTTCTTCATCATTGCGATAGATTAA